TAGCAGAATCCGCGCCGAGTTACAGGGCTTCTGTTCGCGTGCCTGTCGGCGCCGAGCGTCTTGCACCGTGCAAGATCGAGCGGCGTTCAAACAGGGCGCAAGCTTTCATGCCTGTGCTTCACGACAGAGCTTCAATGCCCTTGCGGCGAATGACGTTCAACAAAGCGAGCGCCGGTCCCTTAGCCTGCTTCGTCCCGCGTTCGAGCTGCGAGACATAGCCGGTCGTCAGGTTCAGGTATCTGGCAAGCGCGGCCTGGCTCAGATGCGCTCCTTCGCGCACGCTCCGGATTTCCTCCGGGGTGATCGGCGCAGCCGTAGGCGGCGCGTTCGGCCCCAGGTGGCGGACGGTGATCTTCTCATAGGTGCCGGCGCTCAGCAGTCCGGCATCGTGCAGATCGTCGGCCGTTTCCAGCAGGGCTGCGGTCAGGTTGCTAAGCTTCTTTGCCATTTTCGATTTCCTGTAGCTTGCCGGCGTTCACGGCGTCATCGAGGGCGCTATCGGCCTGGGTCAGCAAGTCGGCGGCAATGTCTCTGAGGGTCTGCAATTCGTCATCGTCGATGTTCTCGCGTTCGTTCTTGGCAAAGCCGTAGAGAAAGAACGCCCGATCCTCTGTTCGATAAGCCACGATCATGCGAAATCCGCCCGATCGGCCTTGGCCAGGTCGAGCGACGCGCTGCTTGATGAGCCCGCCGCCCAGATCAGCGTCGATGATTCCGCGCTCGGCCCTCTCGATCGCCTCTTCCAAGCTCGCGTCGTTGATCCGCTCACGTCGGACGAACCGCACCATCCATTTGGTTTTGAATATCCGCACGCCATGACCCTATAACACACAGAACTATAGCACACAGGCGCATATTCGCAAGCTGATTGGTTGGCGCCTGCCGCGCTGTGCGCGGCACCGCGGCTCTAGTCGCTTCGCTCCCCGAGCCCGCGAGCGGTCTCGGCCTGTCGGTGACGATCCGACTGGCGGGGCCAAGAACCGCTGGCGCGGATCTCGACCAGGTTCTTGCCGGCGCAGACGCGCCGGTCGGGGGAAGGGGGTTCCGACCCCCTCCCCCCAGCAAGGCCGACCAGACCGGCCGTGGCTCAGTCGCTGCGCTCCCTGCGCCCGCACCACCCGGTCAGCTCGACCTTGCCCCCCTCGCCCCCCGCTGTTCGCCACGAGGCAGGGGTGCAGGCGGGGCCTGCACCCCATGCATCAAGGAAGAGCGCACCATGTCCATCGTCCCACCCGATACACTCGGCGAAATCTTGATCGACAAGGGTTTTGCCCCGAACGACTTCGTTCTCGACCTCAATCATAGCCTGACCGTTCCGTCCAAAATGGAGCTACCCGCGCCGTGGAATCTCCCGTCGCGGCTGTTCCGCTTCCCGATCGAGGTAAGCGAGGCGCGAGAGGAGGGACGGCGCATCGGCTTGATGCACCCGCTGCTAGGCGATCATCCGTTCGTGCAGCGCGTCGCGGCCGAGCTGGGTATGGAGCTGGACCCGAACGGCGCGCCTAACGCCCACGGCGTCAGCAAACAGCGCACCGGCCTATGGTGGCACGCCGTAGACCTCGTCATGGCCGGCAAATGGCGGGAACTGTTGGCAACCCGGCATTTCACCACGGATCGCGACATAGCGGGGGCCGTCGTCTATGGCCTCGACTTCTCTCCGCACGATGCCGCCGCTGGCTGCGGCTACATCAGCACGGTCGCGGCGCGCGAGATCATGTGCGCGATCGACAGCCCCGAGCCCGGCGACCGCGCCGCGATCCTGCGCACCTTCTCCCGCCCGACAATATGCAGACAGGATAGCGGCAAGGAGCATTGGCCGATCAACTCTGGCTGTGCCGTGGACGCCGAGGCGCGCGCTTGGGGGCGGATACTCGGCATCGAGGCCGGATGGTTCAAGCACGACAGGGCCGGTTTCCTGACATGGACCGTCGCCGGGCGCGACAGGTACGAGGCGGGTGACGCTGCGACCTTCACCGAGCGTGCGACCGGGCAAGTCGCCTTCGCCTTTTGAGGCGACGGGCTTGCACCATGCAAGGCGCAGCGCCGTAAATAAATATACATGCAGCCTTTACATCCATTGACATTCTCGCGTCGCTAAGCTATTTCTCTACTTGTCGGTTCGAGGAACCGACCCGGTTCGGATGCGGCGGCAACCGCGTCCCAATCGGCCAACTCATGCAGGAGTTAGTCCCATGCAACTCACCAGCAATTTCGCCAAGCGCAGCCCCGCCCTTCGTTCCGCTCGACCGCTTGCGGATGACGAAATCGCCCGCGTCGCACCGTCCATCTTCGCCGCCGAGCCCCACGGCAGTCGCTCGGAACGCTACACCTACATTCCGACGATCGACGTTCTGCGCGGCCTGCGTAAGGAAGGGTTCGAGCCCTTCATGGTTGTTCAGACCCGCGTGCGGAACGAGGCCAAGCGCGACCATACCAAGCATATGATCCGGTTGCGTCATGCCGACCAGATCGTCGGCCGCGAGGCGAACGAGATCATCCTCCTTAACAGCCACGACGGCACCAGCAGCTATCAGATGCTTGCCGGCATGTTCCGCTTCGTCTGCCAGAACGGCATGGTGTGTGGCGACACCCTTGCGGACTTTCGCGTGCCCCATAAAGGCGATGTGATCGGTCAGGTCATCGAGGGCGCCTTCACGGTGCTCGACAGCTTCGAGGCCGCGAACGAGCAGCGCGAGGGGATGCAGGCGCTGCGCCTTACTGATGGCGAACAGGGTGCGTTCGCGCGTGCGGCGCTGGCTCTGAAATATGACGACGAAGCCCCTGCCCCGATCACCGACGCGCAGATTTTGATCCCGCGCCGCTTCGAGGATCGCGGTTCTGACCTCTGGACCACCTTCAATCGCGTACAGGAGAACTTGACCAAGGGCGGCTTGACTGGCCGCACCCCTCGCGGGCGCGGGACGCGGACCCGCCCTGTCAACGGCATCGACCAGAGCGTGAAGCTCAACCGCGCCCTTTGGGTGCTGGCCGACGAAATGCGCCGCCTCCGCGCCTGACCCCTCGCCGGGCACGGCCAAAGCCGTGCCCGGCTCCCTTTTCCGGAGAGTCAGACATGAGAAGGCGCCCTCGCCGACTATCGAACCCCGTTATCAAGGACAGGAACCCCGCGCGCGGGCCGATCGCCGCTTCACCGGCGATCGGCCACAACAGCAGGGCGGCCGAGCCGCCGCTTTTGCCAAGTGGGGCGAGCTGCGCTCGCTGTCAGTATTGGAGTTCGCCCAGCGAGCGCGAGACGCAAGATTACGAGGCATTCCGCCTCGGCCTGGCGCGGCGTCGGGTGAAGGAGCCGAGCGGCGCCTGTGACCGCGTGCTGTTGCGCTGGAACGGTTCCCCAACCTTTGCCGCGACCGTGGCGCGCTCGCGATGCTTCAATTTCGCCGAGCGCGAAACCCCTCTCCCTGTCGTCGATCGAAGGGGATTTGTCACGATCTACGAAAACGGGCGGATCGTCTGGCAAGGAACAGAGGGCGACGAGCCTGCCAACTACTGGCAAGCTGAACTTGATATTTGATCGACCAAACCGAAAGGCATCATCATGGAACGTGAACGTCGCCCAAACGTCGCCCCGTCATTCGTGTCGTGTCTATGGTCGACCTCTACCGGCGATGGCGCGCAGACGTGTGAGCCAGGGGGCTGCTTTTTCGTCAACAAAGAGATATGTTGCATTTACAGCTCTTGACGGACCGATGGAGCGACAGAGGAAAGCGGAATGGCGAGCGGGCCGACCATGACAGCGGAAGAGTTCGACGCGCTTCGGCCACTGGTCGGACGCCTCGCGCTCGATACCGTCGAAATCGCCCGAGCGGTCCTGGTCGACGGCATGAAGACTTCCGAAGCGGCGAGCCGTCACAGCATGACGCGGCAGCGCGTGCATGGGATCGTGCAGCGGTTCCGCGCTGCGGCTCAGGAGGTTCCGACAGGGTGGCGGCGCATCGAGATCTGGCTGCCGCCAGAACTCGCGATGCAGGTCGAGGCGATGGCCGAGAAGGCGCGCGCCGACTATGCCGCCGGGGCTTCCAAAGGTAGCTCCGGATCGGAGTGACTTCGATTGAGGTAAGCCTCCTCACCTACCTGTAGGTGCTTGCAATCGTAGCGGCGTTTGCTTGCAAACAGAGCCTTTTTTTGCTCGGATTATCTGACAACCGGCTCGGCGATCTGCTCGCGCTATCTGCCAATGTGCTCGACATCATCCTGCGCTGCTCGCAATCATAAAGGTCTGCTCACATCCCCTGCCAGCGAAACAGGGCGTCAGCGCGGCACCCGGATGGAACCTTCCGCGATCCCCTCGGCGACATTGGAGAGCATGACGGCGTAGCGATGCAAACCGGGGAAGCGACCAGCGTTCTTGTCGATTTCACCGCCGTATCCGGCGTCGAGCAACGCCTTGAAGTCGGGCATCACGTCGAACATGCCGCCGAGCAGATCGATATCGGAGGCCCCGGTAAGCAACAGGGCGTTCGCATGGGCGTCGAGACGCTTCATCGTTTCCAGCATTTCGGTCCTGGTCATCGCATCCTGTCCGCTTGCGGGGTTCCATCGCCTAGCACGACGCGCCGGCCCTGTTCGCGAAAACCTTCCTTTCTGACGACCTCGCGGGCGGGCCATGACGACAACGCATTTCTGCGGCCCGCCGCTTGTCAGAACTGTTCTGGAAACCTGCTTCGCAAAAGCGCTTGCCGGCTACGGGTTTGGAGAGCCCATTGGCACGGAGCGTGAGCACAACGCCCCGTTTGCAAGCAGCGCCGGATGATGGCGAGCACACTGGCAGATAATTCGAGCAGGACGCTCCCCGCCAGTGGCAGAAAGCGTGAGCAGGAAATCAGGCTGTTTGCGAGCACACGCCGCTATGATTGCAAGCGCCTACACCTACCGATCCTTCTTGCCCATCCATACAAAATCTTGTATGGGTTGCCGGTGTCGGACTTCCTAGCGGAAGGGGATAACGGCGCGAGGGACGCCACTTATGCAGGTTCAGGTCAAGAAACTCGAAGGAAGCTGGCGGCTCGGATACGCCTTGCACAAGCATACCCTGTCCAGCGTCTATTTGGGCGATGACGAGTATGGACATCCTCGCTTTGATACCACCCGATCAGAGCCAGGAGAGGCGCTCTATCAGCTCAAATACCGAAGCGATTGGAACCAAGTTGCTCCTTTGGCGGCCCAAGTGCAGGCATCGTTGCTGCCTCTATTAGGCAAGATCGGTCTGATCGTCCCGATGCCGGCGTCAACCACGCGCGCCCGTCAGCCGGTTGACGAATTGGCTAAGGAGTTGGGCCGCATTACCAACATACCCGTGTTCAACAACATCGTGGTTAAAGCACCTGCCCCGCAAGGCAGCTCCCAGCTCAAGAACATGCACTCGCGCGAAGAAAAGGATGCAGCCCTCGAGGGGCGGTTCAGTATTAACCCGGAAATCACGAATGAGGGCTGCTGGAATGCTCTCTTGTTTGATGATCTGTTTGATACGGGGGCAACGATGGATGCGGTCTGCAAGGCTCTAAAGACTTATAACAAGATAAAGCATGTCTATGCCGCATCGATAACGTGGAAGTAGAAATGACGACAGTATTCATCGCAGGATCGATATCTATAAGCCGCTTGCACGAAAAGGTGCAGGAACGGATCAGCAAGATTGTTGGTTCATCCTTCGATGTAGTTGTTGGCGATGCCGATGGTGCAGACACCTCCATCCAGCAATGCTTGCAGACCTATCAGGCTGACAAGGTTACGGTCTACTGCACAGGCGACGAGCCCCGGAATAACGTCGCTGAATGGCCTGTCCGTCGCGTCCAGTCGAACGCCAGAGCGGGGAGTCGCGCCTTCTTCACAGCCAAAGACATAGAAATGGCGCGTAGTAGCGACTATGGATTGATGATCTGGGATTGTAAAAGCACGGGGACGTTAAGCAACGTCATCGAGCTTTTGCGTTCGAAAAAGAAGTCAGTTGTCTTCGTCAATAAGAACAAGGACTTTGTCACCATCTCGGATAAAGCCGGACTAGAGCATTTAGTCTCGTTTATGTCGGCCCATGCGCGAGCAAAGGCGGAAGAAAAAATTGGTCTTTCATTAAAGATAGCGGGCATATCTCAAGAACAGCTTTCGCTCGAACCTATCGCGCCGCTGGCGAAATTAGATGACACGGCGGTTGTTTCCGAGCCTTCGAGCCGAGTTGAAGAAAGTCCGGCGCTCTCTGAAAGCATGAGGCTGCGGTCAGCGTTGATGACGGCCCTTAAAGAGCACATTGTTCGTACTCACCTAAGCCAATCGCAAGCCGCAAAAGTTTTCGGTGTCACCCAACCACGCATTTCCGATCTTACCCGCGGCAAAGCCGATGTGTTCGGGCTCGACGCGCTAGTAAATATGGCGGCGATGGCAGGGCTTCGAGTCGAGATGAACGTACATGAAGCGATGAGCTAATTCCCAAGCTTCATTATGAGCGCCATCTAGGCGGCGGGCACTTCCAAGGGTAGCTCCGGGTCGGTGGGAACCCTGATCGAACCCGGTCGCTGGTTGACCGGGAAATAGCCATAGAGCGTCGCTGGGCTGACCTTGAGCCGGCGTGCCGCTTCCGCGAACGACACTGGTGGATCGCCCGACAGCATCGCCCGCGCCACGACCAAATCCTTCTCCGTCAGCTTGCGCGGCCGTCCGCCCTTTCTCCCTCGCGCCCTTGCCGCCTCCAGGCCTGCCCTCGTTCGGTCGCGGATCACGTCGCGCTCGAACTCGGCCAGCGCGCCGAACAGGTTGAAGGTCAGCCGGCCCGCGCTGGTAGACGTATCGATCGTCTCGTTGAGCGAGCGCAGCTCGATCCCGCGTTCCCGCAAGCCCTCCACCGTCTCAATGAG
The genomic region above belongs to Methylorubrum populi and contains:
- a CDS encoding helix-turn-helix domain-containing protein yields the protein MAKKLSNLTAALLETADDLHDAGLLSAGTYEKITVRHLGPNAPPTAAPITPEEIRSVREGAHLSQAALARYLNLTTGYVSQLERGTKQAKGPALALLNVIRRKGIEALS
- a CDS encoding type II toxin-antitoxin system RelE/ParE family toxin, yielding MRIFKTKWMVRFVRRERINDASLEEAIERAERGIIDADLGGGLIKQRVARPGQGRSGGFRMIVAYRTEDRAFFLYGFAKNERENIDDDELQTLRDIAADLLTQADSALDDAVNAGKLQEIENGKEA
- a CDS encoding DUF932 domain-containing protein is translated as MQLTSNFAKRSPALRSARPLADDEIARVAPSIFAAEPHGSRSERYTYIPTIDVLRGLRKEGFEPFMVVQTRVRNEAKRDHTKHMIRLRHADQIVGREANEIILLNSHDGTSSYQMLAGMFRFVCQNGMVCGDTLADFRVPHKGDVIGQVIEGAFTVLDSFEAANEQREGMQALRLTDGEQGAFARAALALKYDDEAPAPITDAQILIPRRFEDRGSDLWTTFNRVQENLTKGGLTGRTPRGRGTRTRPVNGIDQSVKLNRALWVLADEMRRLRA
- a CDS encoding TrfB-related DNA-binding protein — translated: MASGPTMTAEEFDALRPLVGRLALDTVEIARAVLVDGMKTSEAASRHSMTRQRVHGIVQRFRAAAQEVPTGWRRIEIWLPPELAMQVEAMAEKARADYAAGASKGSSGSE
- a CDS encoding ComF family protein, which translates into the protein MQVQVKKLEGSWRLGYALHKHTLSSVYLGDDEYGHPRFDTTRSEPGEALYQLKYRSDWNQVAPLAAQVQASLLPLLGKIGLIVPMPASTTRARQPVDELAKELGRITNIPVFNNIVVKAPAPQGSSQLKNMHSREEKDAALEGRFSINPEITNEGCWNALLFDDLFDTGATMDAVCKALKTYNKIKHVYAASITWK
- a CDS encoding helix-turn-helix domain-containing protein; its protein translation is MTTVFIAGSISISRLHEKVQERISKIVGSSFDVVVGDADGADTSIQQCLQTYQADKVTVYCTGDEPRNNVAEWPVRRVQSNARAGSRAFFTAKDIEMARSSDYGLMIWDCKSTGTLSNVIELLRSKKKSVVFVNKNKDFVTISDKAGLEHLVSFMSAHARAKAEEKIGLSLKIAGISQEQLSLEPIAPLAKLDDTAVVSEPSSRVEESPALSESMRLRSALMTALKEHIVRTHLSQSQAAKVFGVTQPRISDLTRGKADVFGLDALVNMAAMAGLRVEMNVHEAMS
- a CDS encoding recombinase family protein; its protein translation is MTGLIGYARVSTAEQETALQLDALKAAGCTRIFSEKASGANRGRPELTAALDYMREGDTLVVWKLDRLARSLSQLIETVEGLRERGIELRSLNETIDTSTSAGRLTFNLFGALAEFERDVIRDRTRAGLEAARARGRKGGRPRKLTEKDLVVARAMLSGDPPVSFAEAARRLKVSPATLYGYFPVNQRPGSIRVPTDPELPLEVPAA